The following proteins are encoded in a genomic region of Neoarius graeffei isolate fNeoGra1 chromosome 6, fNeoGra1.pri, whole genome shotgun sequence:
- the LOC132887551 gene encoding extracellular calcium-sensing receptor-like, which yields MESIFTLLHIVMAIINFSRAQENTCNMLGEPAYPQLWKHGDIILGGIFPFHNKWEITDSSYSVMPPALNCKSLELRALQYSQTLIFAIEEINNSSSLLPGVSLGYKIYDTCGSPSLGVKVAMTLVNGHENFVSEKTCTKPAQVQAIIGETYSSVSMAIAKSIGPFSMPLISYYSTCECLSDKRKYPSFLRTIPSDYYQTIALAEMVKHFGWTWVGAIRRDDDYGNSGMTIFTKIAEQLGICFEYSLPFFRTYSQEKVLRIVDQIKISTSRVIVAFVTPWDLEILLHVFSEHNITGYQWVGTEGWIADPVAATLDKYNILQGAIGLAIPKTTVKGLKDFILDIKPLKSSGSAIFTKFWEAVFTCKYGIQNDSNDIPLCTGEEKLSDLENTFTDMSMMPIFNNIYKGVYAIAHTLHELLGCKQTCHTKVQPNPFTFLEHLKKVHFKTKEGEEVYFDKNGDPPAKYEIINWQKTKENQYAFVTVGLYDSSAPGQDRLAVNMASIVWTQNTNQMPKSVCSDSCLPGTRKAVQKGKPICCFDCIPCAAGEISNISDSLTCEKCLEDYWSNAEKDECVKKEIEYLSYEETMGILLIMVSISGALMTVIIAIIFYRYKNTPMVKANNSELSFLLLFSLTLCFLCSLTFIGRPSEWSCMLRHTAFGITFVLCISCVLGKTIVVLMAFRATIPGSNVMKWFGPPQQRLSVLVFTLIQVLICVLWLTISPPFPFKNLKHYKEKIILECNLGSNVGFWAVLGYIGILALLCFVLAFLARKLPDNFNEAKFITFSMLMFCAVWVTFIPAYVSSPGKFTVAVEIFAILASSFGLLFCIFLPKCYIIILKPEKNTKKQIMGKGSI from the exons ATGGAGTCAATCTTTACCCTTTTGCATATAGTAATGGCCATCATCAATTTTTCCAGGGCCCAAGAAAATACTTGTAACATGCTTGGAGAGCCTGCATACCCACAGCTATGGAAGCATGGTGATATCATTCTTGGAGGAATTTTCCCTTTCCATAATAAATGGGAGATCACAGACTCGTCCTATTCGGTCATGCCACCTGCATTGAATTGCAAGAG TCTGGAACTTAGAGCCCTACAGTATTCACAGACCTTGATCTTTGCAATAGAGGAAATCAACAACAGTTCATCTCTACTGCCTGGGGTCTCACTGGGTTACAAGATCTATGATACCTGTGGTTCTCCCTCACTGGGGGTAAAAGTAGCAATGACACTTGTGAATGGACATGAGAACTTTGTCTCAGAGAAGACCTGCACAAAGCCAGCCCAGGTGCAAGCCATAAtaggagagacatattcatctgtGTCCATGGCGATAGCAAAGAGCATTGGACCTTTCAGCATGCCCTta ATCAGTTATTATTCCACCTGTGAATGTCTGAGTGATAAAAGGAAATATCCTTCATTTCTGCGCACTATTCCCAGTGATTATTACCAGACCATAGCACTTGCAGAGATGGTGAAGCACTTTGGCTGGACCTGGGTGGGAGCAATAAGAAGAGATGATGACTATGGTAACAGTGGGATGACCATATTTACTAAAATTGCAGAACAACTGGGTATATGTTTCGAATATTCCCTTCCATTTTTCAGAACCTACTCACAAGAAAAAGTGTTGAGAATTGTTGACCAAATTAAAATCTCCACTTCTCGAGTGATAGTGGCATTTGTCACTCCCTGGGACCTGGAGATTTTGCTTCATGTATTTTCTGAACACAACATCACTGGATACCAGTGGGTAGGAACTGAGGGATGGATTGCTGATCCAGTGGCAGCCACACTGGACAAGTATAACATACTGCAAGGAGCCATAGGGCTAGCTATTCCCAAAACAACAGTAAAAGGTCTGAAGGACTTCATTCTTGATATAAAACCATTGAAATCTTCAGGCAGTGCAATTTTTACTAAATTCTGGGAAGCAGTGTTTACTTGTAAATATGGAATACAGAATGATTCAAATGACATACCACTGTGCACAGGTGAAGAGAAACTGTCTGACTTGGAAAACACCTTCACTGACATGTCTATGATGCCTATTTTCAATAATATATATAAAGGAGTATATGCCATTGCCCATACATTACATGAACTTCTTGGCTGTAAACAAACATGTCATACAAAGGTGCAGCCAAATCCTTTCACG TTTTTAGAACACCTCAAAAAGGTGCATTTCAAAACCAAAGAAGGTGAAGAGGTTTATTTTGATAAAAATGGTGATCCTCCAGCAAAATATGAAATCATAAACTGGCAAAAAACTAAAGAAAACCAATATGCATTTGTCACAGTTGGACTTTATGACTCCTCGGCGCCTGGTCAAGATCGATTAGCAGTAAATATGGCCTCCATTGTCTGGACACAAAATACAAATCAA ATGCCAAAATCTGTCTGCAGTGACAGTTGCCTGCCTGGCACAAGGAAGgctgtacaaaaaggaaagcctaTCTGCTGTTTTGACTGTATACCATGCGCTGCTGGAGAGATCAGTAATATATCAG ATTCTCTTACTTGTGAAAAATGCCTGGAAGATTACTGGTCAAATGCTGAGAAAGATGAATGTGTAAAGAAGGAAATTGAATATTTATCCTATGAAGAAACTATGGGAATTTTGCTAATAATGGTATCCATTAGCGGTGCTTTAATGACAGTGATCATAGCAATCATATTCTATCGATACAAAAATACCCCAATGGTCAAAGCAAACAACTCTGAACTCAGCTTCCTCCTGcttttctctctgactctgtgtttcCTTTGTTCACTTACTTTTATTGGCCGGCCCTCTGAATGGTCCTGTATGCTGCGCCACACAGCGTTTGGAATTACCTTCGTCCTCTGCATCTCTTGTGTTCTGGGAAAGACAATAGTGGTGTTAATGGCTTTCAGGGCTACAATTCCAGGTAGTAATGTCATGAAATGGTTTGGGCCTCCACAACAGAGACTCAGTGTTCTTGTTTTCACTCTCATACAGGTCCTTATTTGTGTGCTTTGGTTAACAATATCTCCTCCTTTCCCCTTCAAAAATCTAAAGCACTACAAGGAAAAGATCATTCTTGAATGCAATTTGGGCTCAAATGTAGGTTTCTGGGCTGTGCTTGGTTATATAGGCATTCTGGCTCTTTTGTGTTTTGTTCTGGCTTTTCTTGCTCGAAAGTTACCTGATAATTTTAATGAAGCAAAATTCATTACATTCAGCATGCTAATGTTCTGTGCAGTTTGGGTCACTTTTATTCCAGCTTATGTCAGCTCTCCTGGAAAATTCACCGTTGCTGTGGAAATATTTGCAATTTTAGCATCAAGCTTTGGTTTGCTGTTTTGTATATTTCTTCCAAAATGTTATATAATCATACTGAAACCAGAGAAGAATACCAAAAAACAAATAATGGGGAAGGGGTCTATTTAA